The genomic interval TTTTATCCATATATGCAGATGCCGCTTCGTGAATCAATAATTCCTTATGTTCGCTTACAAAGGATTCTGGCGGACCGAAATAATCAGAAGTCCTGGTTTTTACTTCAATAAAAACTAAGAGCTCCTCATGTTTTGCGATCAAATCGATTTCTGATTTACTGAAACGCCAGTTGCGTTCTAAAATTTCATATCCTAAGGAACATAAATAAGTTTCTGCAATCGCTTCGCCCAATTTGCCGGTAATCAAATGGGAATTTCCAGGTGGCATACTGAGGATTTAATCAGGAAGGAAACGCTTCCCGCCAAGCAAGCATTCCGCCAAGTAAATTTCGTACATTTTTAAAACCAGCAGTTTCAAACATTTGTTTTGCCATACCACTGCGATTTCCACTTCTACAATACACAATAATTTCCTGATCTGATTTATTTTTAAGTTCTTCAATTTTATAAGGAAGGCCCGTTTGCAAACTTGCTAGTTCACCTCCAATATTAAAATCAGTATGTTCATAAATTTCACGCACATCAATTAATATAAAATCTTCTTTCTGTTCTAACTTGTGTTTTAGTTCTTGTACTGTAATATCCTCCATTTTGATTTTATTTAATTCTAAACTTAATTACATCGTTCAGGCTTTTGCTGAATTATTGTTATTTTAAATTCTGTTCCTAATATAATCGTTTGATCATTGTCTGGTTTTGGTGACTGATCAATTATATATGCAGTTTCCCGATCTGTTATTTCTCCGTCTTCAATTACAGACCCTAATTCAAGTTTTGAAGAACTTAAAAGAAACTTAGCAGCAGCTAAGGTCTGACATAATAAATCTGGAATTGGAACTTCACCTCCTGCTTTTGTAGAAATCACAAATTCTAGCGTATCTCCTTTGTTGATTAATATGTTAGCTTTCCGCTCTGTTGCATTTACAAGCATCATATCTTTATAATACACTTCCAGAATGTGATTTTCAGGTCCTGCATCAAATTTAACTCCCCGAATTTTGGTATTCAATTCAAAAGTATTAAACAACTCTATTTTTTTAAACTCGTATTTTTTTCCATAAAGAACTGGAATTAAATCAGATTGAAATGTTTCCGATTGAAACTTAGTGATTGTAACATAAATGGCTCTACCCCGTTTAACTTTTGACCCAGCAACGGGAATTTGGGATAAAACGATACCACCCGGTTTTCCTTTTACAAATAAAGAATCTGATATTACAATTTCATAACCTCGGGTTCCTGCATGTTTAATTGTATTTTCAAGACTTACCCCCTGGTATTTTGGTAAAATCAATTGCTGCCCATGGTTTGTATAAAAATTCAGAAAAAAAGATTGCAATATCCATAGAATACCAAGGACTAAAAAAATCCTAAGTAAGGTGTGTAAAAAAATCTTGCTCTTGAAAAAATCCAAAAGTTCTGCAAATTTGAAATTGGATGTTTCCTGCTTCATATATTATTAGATCCGATATCGATTCGTATTAGAAATAGGGTCTAAAGATAAGTGAAAATATTGAAAGAAGCGAAGCGGTCTCTAGTATTGGTCTGTATACTTTTTTTTGGTTTAAATCAGTGGCTATTAAAGCCCCAAAATAAGGTACTAATGAAAGTGCTTTATTAAAAAAATCAGGAGTGCAATCAATCTATTTTATAACCACTAGCTGGCTAATTGCTCTCAAATATTATAATTGGACTAAAAATAACAAAGTGCTATAAATAATTCCATACTAATAATACTCGCTATTTGAATACCTACTCAGCCTGGTACTAAGGAAACTGAATTGGTAAAACACTTAAACACTTTCTTATATTTGTGTTTTAAATAATAAATTAGAAATTCTATGACAGCAAGAAAATTAAATATAGGTATCTTGTTTGGAGGCAAATCCGCAGAGCATGAGATTTCATTACAATCCGCAAAAAATATATTGGAAGCATTGGATAAGGAAAAGTACAATCCAATTTTAATTGCAATTGATAAAACGGGGCGTTGGATTACCCATTCGGATGCTAATTTATTATTATCAAAGCCATCTGAATTAAGAAATCTAGTTGACAATTCTTCACAGGATGTTGCCCTAGTTCCACAAAGTAATGGCAAATTGTCTAATTTAAATCAAAGCGAACAATTTCCGATTTTAGATGTCGTTTTTCCAATTTTACATGGACCTTTTGGTGAAGATGGAACGGTTCAAGGTCTCCTCAAACTTGCTAATATTCCTTTTGTTGGAGCGAGCGTTCTTGGATCCGCAGTGGGTATGGATAAGGATGTCATGAAGAGATTGTTGAGGGATGCAGGAATTCCAATAGGAAACTATACATGCGTTTATGCAGAAGATGAATTCCCAACTTTTGAATGGATTCAAAGGGAATTAGGGCTTCCATGTTTTATTAAACCTGCTAACCTTGGATCCTCTGTTGGAATTTCTAAGGTAAACACAGAGGAAGAATACTTATCAGGCCTTAAAATGGCTTTTCAATTTGATACCAAAGTGTTGATTGAAGAATTTATTAAGGCCCGCGAAATTGAATGTGGAGTATTGGGAAATCATAATCCAATTGCAAGTATTCCTGGTGAAATTATCGCTCAACATAATTTTTATTCATACGAGGCTAAATATCTGGATGACAAAGGTGCTTTAATTGAAATTCCAGCAAATCTTTCTGAAGAAATGATTTTGAAAGTCCAAAAACTTGCGATTAAAACCTTTCAGGTTTTATGTTGTGAAGGATTAGGTAGAGTTGATGTTTTCTTAACAGAAGATAACCGCCTATTAGTCAATGAAATAAATACACTACCAGGATTTACAAAAATCAGCATGTACCCAAAAATGTGGGAATATAGTGGGATTCCTTATAGTCTATTGATTGATAAATTAATAGATTTAGCGATCGATCGATTCCAAAAAGAGCAAAAATTAAAGACCAGCTTTTAATAATAGAAAGTTTAAAACTCACCTTAGTTAAAATTCTAATATGTTTGAAACCAGACAATTAGATTTACATAAGTACAAATGTTTCAAAAAACTTGTTGAGTCTTGAGCAGCAAGCTGCAATACCTATAAAAAAATATTAATAAAAGTTTTGAATTAATTAACAAAAGATCTAAACTTGCATTGTTTAAACTCTTATTAATCACTCAAACTTACACAAGTTATGAAAAAACAACTTTTAATTTTAGTACTATTTATGGGCTTATTCAGCGTGAGTAATTATGCTCAAGGCAAGCTTTTCTTAGGTGTTGATCTTGGATTTTCAAGTCAGGATAATGGATTTAACGGCGGCCATGAAACATCAGAATTCGTTATTGCTCCTTCTTTAGGTTATTGGTTAAGTGACAATATGGCTATTGTTGGTCGTGTTGGATATGCAAGCCATGATAATAAAACAGATGATGTAAAAACTTCTGGTTTTGGGATTGGTGCAGAACTTCGCTACGGTTGGCATTTAGGTGATAATACATTTTTATATCTAGCACCTGGCGCTCGTTACGGTTCAGAAAAAACTGAATTTGCTGGTGGAGATGCAACGACTACTGAATTTCAAATTGCAATCCGCCCAGGCGTTGATTACAAAATTGCTGACAAATGGTCAATTGATGCTCATTTTGGTTCTTTGGGTTATACTTCTCAAAGTCCTGAAGTTGGGGATGCTGTGAGTTCATTTGGATTGGATTTATCAATGAGTGCAATCAGTTTTGGAATCTGGTACCATTTCTAGGAAAAATTAATAAAAATATATAAAGCCTTTCGAATTATCGGAAGGCTTTTTTTTTGAATAAATTAAAAATAAACCTAAACGTTTTCAAAAAAATGGAGTCTAAGAGATTTAATCGCTCTTTTATGTCCCTTCGTTTATCAATTTTAATGCTCACTTTAAGTTTTCAAAATCCTTTTAGTCAGTCATTATATTTTCCGCCAACAACAGGATCAACCTGGGAAACAATAGATCCTAAAAGCTTAGGTTGGTGTACAGAAAATTTGGATGCTTTATATAGCTATTTGGATCAAGAAGAATCTAAAGCTTTTATTGTTTTGAAAGATGGTAAAATAGTATTGGAAAAATACTTTGATACATTTACAAAAGATTCATTGTGGTATTGGGCTTCTGCCGGTAAAACTTTAACGGCTTTTTTGGTGGGTATGGCTCAAGAGGAAGGTAAATTAAAATTATCAGATGCCAGTTCAAAATATTTAGGTGTAGGGTGGACTCAGTCTCCACTTGAAAAAGAAAACAAAATCACCATTTGGAATCAACTTACAATGACCAGTGGACTCGATGATGGGGTGAGTGATAATCATTGTACAAAATCAGAATGCTTAGTGTATAAAGCAGAAGCAGGCTCTCGTTGGGCTTATCACAACGCTCCTTACACTTTACTTCGGGATGTCCTTGAAAATGCAACTGGAATGACTGAAAATCAATATATTCAGAGTCGTTTAAAAGCGAAGACCGGGATGACCGGCTTTTGGTTTACTTCAGATTATGACAATGTATACTACAGTACGCCTAGAAGTATGGCAAGATTTGGACTCTTGATTCAAAATCATGGTGTATGGAATACAGACAGTTTATTAAAAGATCAAAATTATTTTGAATCTATGGTAAACCCATCACAACAAATCAACAAATCATATGGATATTTATGGTGGTTAAATGGGAAATCGTCCTTCATGCTTCCAACATTGCAACTTGTAATACCAGGTCCATTATCACCGGAAGCACCCAAAGATATGTTTGCTGGAATTGGTAAAAATGGACAACTCATTTGTATAGTGCCAAGTTTAGGCCTAGTTGTTTTAAGAATGGGCGAATCTACAGGTAAAGACGAAGTATCTATAGTCCTTTGCAATCAAATGTGGCTTCGACTTAATAAGGTACTTTGCAATGCTACCTCCACAAAAAATGACATTTTTTTAAATAATTCGGTTGAAATTTTCCCAAATCCTGTTAATAATACCCTCCAATTAAACACATATAACAATAATACTATATCTAATATTTTGATTTACAATACAATAGGACAATTGAGCTATAATAAACCTTTTATGGGTGTTATTGATTTAACTGGTTTTAAATCTGGATTATATTATATCCAGCTAATGACCGATCGGGGAATAATCATCAAAACCTTTATTAAGACTTAAAATATTTCTTAATAAAATCCCATTAACATACATTTTTTTAATAAAGCTTAAATTCATAAGCATTCTTTTTTATATCTTTGCAAACCATTTTTGAAAACGTTCTCTTATGGATTCATTGAAAGAATATACCATCCCATTAAGAAGCCTTTATCCTGGTCTACATGTCTATAAATGGACATTAGATGCCAATTTTTTTAAAAACTTTGAGCTCAGTCTGGTACATGAAGGTCAGTTTAATGTGGATATGCAATTGGATAAACAAGAAGAATTATCCATCATATTGATACAGATTCAAGGTAAATATCCTTCTATTTGTGATCGATGTCTTGCAGAAATTGAAATTCCAATTGACCAAAGCCACCAGCTTTATATAAAAAACGGAATTGAAAATTCAGAAGATCCCGATTTGATATATCTTCCAATGGAAACAAATGAATTGAAAATGGCAGACATATTATATGATTATGTGTGTCTTTCATTACCCTTATCCCAGGTGATTGATTGTGAAAATTTAAAGGATCCACCTTGTAATATGGATGTTTTAGGGCGAATTCAAAATGAAGAAGGACTTCAATCCGATACCTCGGTTTGGGATGCCTTGAAAAATATTAATAAAAATTGACAAAATCTAAGTGTTATGCCAAATCCAAAATGGAGACACTCCAAACAGCGGAAAAGAAAGAGAAGAACGCATTATAAAGCGGAAACTCCACAATTAGCAACCGATAAAACTACCGGTGCTACACATATATTCCATCATGCACATTGGCATGAAGGATCTATGTTTTATAAAGGCAATGTGGTGATTCAAGGTGCTTCTAGCGAAGCTGCCGCCGAGGCTTAAATTTCAAAAAATTATAAATAAAAAGCTCCCATCTCACCATGTGGAGCTTTTTGTGTTTTAATAAGCTAACATTTAAAATATATGAGAAAAGTAATTTTTACAGACCTTGCACCAAAACCCATTGGGCCGTATAGTCAGGCAATTTTGACTGGGCATACTTTATATGTATCAGGTCAAATTGCCTTAGACCCAAAATCAGGGGAGTTAAAAAACCAAACCATTGAAGAAGAAACACATCGAGTTTTAGACAATTTACAAGCTATTGTGCATGCTGCCGATATGCAGATGACAAACGTTGCAAAATGCACTGTATTTGTAAAAGATATTAAACAATTCAGTGCTATAAATGCAGTTTACAATACCTATTTTCCTGGAGATGCAGCTCCTGCTAGAGAATTAGTAGAAGTTGTTAATCTTCCTCGGTATGTAAACCTTGAGATTTCCTGTATCGCTTACAAATAAATTTTCTACTTATGACCGATCGAAAAAAAATAGTTTTCAGCGGCATTCAACCTACTGGAAAACTTCATCTCGGAAGATATTTTGGGGCCATTGAAAACTGGGTACAGCTACAAGCTGCATACGATTCTATATATTGTATTGTAGATTATCATGCTATGACCATGCCTTATAATCCAGATAAACTCCGCGAAAATGCATGGGACCTCGCCATTAATTTACTGGCTTGTGGTGTGGAAGCCAATCGATTATTTATACAATCTATGGTTCCAGAACATACCGAGCTCCAGTGGATTTTGGGATGTATGTGTAGCTACGGTGAATTAAGTCGAATGACACAATTTAAAGATAAAACCCAACAGGTAAAAGAAAAAGATAAAGATGATTTTGTATCTGCTGGTTTATT from Saprospiraceae bacterium carries:
- a CDS encoding rhodanese-like domain-containing protein; protein product: MEDITVQELKHKLEQKEDFILIDVREIYEHTDFNIGGELASLQTGLPYKIEELKNKSDQEIIVYCRSGNRSGMAKQMFETAGFKNVRNLLGGMLAWREAFPS
- a CDS encoding DUF177 domain-containing protein, with protein sequence MDSLKEYTIPLRSLYPGLHVYKWTLDANFFKNFELSLVHEGQFNVDMQLDKQEELSIILIQIQGKYPSICDRCLAEIEIPIDQSHQLYIKNGIENSEDPDLIYLPMETNELKMADILYDYVCLSLPLSQVIDCENLKDPPCNMDVLGRIQNEEGLQSDTSVWDALKNINKN
- a CDS encoding serine hydrolase, translating into MSLRLSILMLTLSFQNPFSQSLYFPPTTGSTWETIDPKSLGWCTENLDALYSYLDQEESKAFIVLKDGKIVLEKYFDTFTKDSLWYWASAGKTLTAFLVGMAQEEGKLKLSDASSKYLGVGWTQSPLEKENKITIWNQLTMTSGLDDGVSDNHCTKSECLVYKAEAGSRWAYHNAPYTLLRDVLENATGMTENQYIQSRLKAKTGMTGFWFTSDYDNVYYSTPRSMARFGLLIQNHGVWNTDSLLKDQNYFESMVNPSQQINKSYGYLWWLNGKSSFMLPTLQLVIPGPLSPEAPKDMFAGIGKNGQLICIVPSLGLVVLRMGESTGKDEVSIVLCNQMWLRLNKVLCNATSTKNDIFLNNSVEIFPNPVNNTLQLNTYNNNTISNILIYNTIGQLSYNKPFMGVIDLTGFKSGLYYIQLMTDRGIIIKTFIKT
- the ddlA gene encoding D-alanine--D-alanine ligase, whose amino-acid sequence is MTARKLNIGILFGGKSAEHEISLQSAKNILEALDKEKYNPILIAIDKTGRWITHSDANLLLSKPSELRNLVDNSSQDVALVPQSNGKLSNLNQSEQFPILDVVFPILHGPFGEDGTVQGLLKLANIPFVGASVLGSAVGMDKDVMKRLLRDAGIPIGNYTCVYAEDEFPTFEWIQRELGLPCFIKPANLGSSVGISKVNTEEEYLSGLKMAFQFDTKVLIEEFIKAREIECGVLGNHNPIASIPGEIIAQHNFYSYEAKYLDDKGALIEIPANLSEEMILKVQKLAIKTFQVLCCEGLGRVDVFLTEDNRLLVNEINTLPGFTKISMYPKMWEYSGIPYSLLIDKLIDLAIDRFQKEQKLKTSF
- a CDS encoding YraN family protein translates to MPPGNSHLITGKLGEAIAETYLCSLGYEILERNWRFSKSEIDLIAKHEELLVFIEVKTRTSDYFGPPESFVSEHKELLIHEAASAYMDKINYDWEIRFDIIGILLDSNGTHKLEHFKDAF
- a CDS encoding PASTA domain-containing protein; the protein is MKQETSNFKFAELLDFFKSKIFLHTLLRIFLVLGILWILQSFFLNFYTNHGQQLILPKYQGVSLENTIKHAGTRGYEIVISDSLFVKGKPGGIVLSQIPVAGSKVKRGRAIYVTITKFQSETFQSDLIPVLYGKKYEFKKIELFNTFELNTKIRGVKFDAGPENHILEVYYKDMMLVNATERKANILINKGDTLEFVISTKAGGEVPIPDLLCQTLAAAKFLLSSSKLELGSVIEDGEITDRETAYIIDQSPKPDNDQTIILGTEFKITIIQQKPERCN
- a CDS encoding RidA family protein, giving the protein MRKVIFTDLAPKPIGPYSQAILTGHTLYVSGQIALDPKSGELKNQTIEEETHRVLDNLQAIVHAADMQMTNVAKCTVFVKDIKQFSAINAVYNTYFPGDAAPARELVEVVNLPRYVNLEISCIAYK
- a CDS encoding porin family protein; this encodes MKKQLLILVLFMGLFSVSNYAQGKLFLGVDLGFSSQDNGFNGGHETSEFVIAPSLGYWLSDNMAIVGRVGYASHDNKTDDVKTSGFGIGAELRYGWHLGDNTFLYLAPGARYGSEKTEFAGGDATTTEFQIAIRPGVDYKIADKWSIDAHFGSLGYTSQSPEVGDAVSSFGLDLSMSAISFGIWYHF
- the rpmF gene encoding 50S ribosomal protein L32 is translated as MPNPKWRHSKQRKRKRRTHYKAETPQLATDKTTGATHIFHHAHWHEGSMFYKGNVVIQGASSEAAAEA